A region of Anaerobaca lacustris DNA encodes the following proteins:
- a CDS encoding response regulator produces MHTDKTAAGERRVLIVDDEENMRKTLAEILRDEGYQVTTAATGEEAVRLCQRRAFEVVLMDVRMPGIDGVEAFRQIRRHHEGVRVILMSAYSIESLKEAALDDGAIAFLPKPLDLDRVIDLVAEARDTTILVVEHEEETAAALQKGLRERGYRVTITKDPLDALELVEQIQFDLIFLETSLPAMNGLELYLAIRRITPGAVAIMIAGMEREFETLAKEAVQCNAYTIVKKPLNIDTILDMLDRIVGRRFSGDHRKPPLPNTS; encoded by the coding sequence ATGCATACGGACAAGACCGCCGCGGGCGAACGACGCGTGCTGATCGTCGACGACGAAGAGAACATGCGCAAGACGCTGGCGGAGATCCTCCGAGACGAAGGGTACCAGGTGACTACCGCCGCCACCGGCGAGGAGGCGGTCCGCTTGTGCCAGAGGCGCGCCTTCGAGGTGGTCCTCATGGACGTCCGCATGCCGGGCATCGACGGCGTCGAGGCCTTTCGCCAGATCCGACGGCACCACGAAGGCGTCCGCGTCATTCTCATGAGCGCCTACAGCATCGAATCGCTGAAGGAGGCCGCCCTCGACGACGGGGCCATCGCCTTCCTGCCCAAGCCGCTGGACCTCGACCGGGTCATCGACCTTGTCGCCGAGGCCAGGGACACCACCATTCTCGTCGTCGAGCACGAGGAGGAGACCGCCGCAGCGCTGCAAAAGGGCCTGCGCGAGCGGGGCTACCGCGTAACGATCACGAAAGACCCGCTCGACGCGCTGGAACTGGTCGAGCAGATCCAGTTCGACCTGATCTTCCTCGAAACGAGCCTTCCGGCGATGAACGGGCTTGAACTGTACCTGGCGATCCGACGGATCACACCGGGCGCGGTGGCGATCATGATCGCCGGCATGGAACGAGAGTTCGAGACCCTCGCGAAAGAAGCCGTACAATGCAACGCCTATACAATCGTCAAGAAGCCACTGAATATCGATACCATTCTGGACATGCTCGATCGGATCGTGGGTCGGCGGTTCTCCGGCGATCATCGCAAGCCGCCGCTGCCCAACACGTCCTGA
- a CDS encoding SpoIIE family protein phosphatase, which yields MAQRYVHIDVDIRQSPKHPNGPCGDVVAQQRTEQATDVIVCDGIGSGMRAYIAATLHVSRLQSLLREGFSLRRAFSSLVGTLQAWRDPSQPYAAVSVARVLNDGEATILTYDAPAPVLVGRNSAMALPSRPLVVGHSVARQSNCFLGPGEGLLLLTDGITQAGIGRGPTEGWTSEGVAEYVSRRLSRSSGLRHVAEAVHDEALRLDGNVFRDDMTAVLARCRDGQTLNLFTGPPADRRADEAVVRRFLAMDGAKVVCGATTAAIVAKALGRKLTVERSPVSLIAPPKYELAGIDLVTEGAVTLNQLCNILDVAVEEFEEVNPVTELAEMLHRADRVHVIVGRGANPANDSLGFKQQGILRRQRVVPLLVEKLRGRGKLVVTSEV from the coding sequence ATGGCTCAAAGATACGTACACATCGACGTAGACATCCGACAGAGTCCGAAGCATCCGAACGGTCCCTGCGGCGACGTTGTCGCCCAGCAGCGCACCGAACAAGCCACGGACGTGATCGTCTGCGACGGCATCGGCTCGGGGATGCGGGCGTACATCGCGGCGACGCTGCACGTCTCGCGTTTGCAGTCGCTGCTGCGTGAGGGGTTCTCATTGCGGCGGGCGTTTTCGAGTCTGGTCGGCACGCTCCAGGCGTGGCGGGACCCTTCGCAGCCATACGCCGCTGTCTCCGTGGCCCGGGTTCTGAACGACGGCGAGGCCACCATTCTGACGTACGACGCCCCGGCACCGGTGCTGGTCGGACGCAACAGTGCGATGGCCTTGCCGAGTCGGCCGCTGGTGGTGGGTCATTCGGTCGCCCGGCAGTCGAACTGTTTCCTTGGCCCCGGCGAGGGCCTGCTGCTGCTGACCGACGGAATCACGCAGGCGGGGATCGGCAGGGGGCCGACGGAAGGCTGGACCAGCGAGGGTGTGGCCGAATATGTCAGCCGGCGCTTGTCGCGGTCGTCGGGCCTGCGGCACGTGGCCGAGGCCGTCCACGACGAGGCGCTGCGCCTCGATGGGAACGTCTTCCGCGACGATATGACGGCGGTCCTGGCGCGCTGCCGCGACGGCCAGACGCTGAACCTCTTCACCGGGCCACCGGCCGATCGACGGGCCGACGAGGCGGTGGTGCGCCGGTTTCTGGCGATGGACGGGGCCAAGGTGGTCTGTGGGGCCACGACGGCCGCCATCGTCGCCAAGGCCCTCGGCCGCAAGCTGACAGTCGAGCGGTCGCCCGTCAGTCTGATCGCGCCGCCGAAATACGAACTGGCCGGCATCGATCTGGTTACCGAGGGCGCGGTGACGCTGAACCAGCTCTGCAATATCCTCGATGTGGCGGTCGAGGAGTTCGAGGAGGTCAACCCGGTGACGGAGCTGGCGGAAATGCTGCATCGGGCCGATCGCGTGCACGTGATCGTCGGTCGCGGCGCCAACCCGGCCAACGACTCGCTCGGCTTCAAGCAGCAGGGCATTCTGCGGCGGCAGCGCGTGGTCCCTCTGCTGGTCGAGAAGCTGCGCGGCCGAGGCAAGCTGGTGGTGACCAGCGAAGTATAG
- a CDS encoding response regulator transcription factor, which produces MMTVRILLVDDHQVLREGLRSLLEQQPNMEVVGEAGDGMTALRLVRELEPDLVIMDVNMDGMDGIDATRMIHREHPATKVLALSMFLRKTFVSEMFKSGAAGYLLKDNAFSEIVEAIRTILGGEKYVCAKVAALLVDEYVQEGQESAGKQRLTKREMEVIRMLADGKTSKEIALITETSVKTVDACRRRIMQKLTINSVAELVKYAIREGLTTVDQ; this is translated from the coding sequence ATGATGACGGTACGGATTCTGCTGGTTGACGATCATCAGGTGTTGCGCGAAGGATTGCGGTCCCTCCTGGAGCAGCAGCCGAACATGGAGGTCGTGGGCGAAGCGGGCGACGGCATGACGGCGCTGCGCCTGGTGCGCGAGCTCGAGCCCGATCTGGTCATCATGGACGTCAACATGGACGGCATGGACGGAATCGACGCGACGCGAATGATCCATCGCGAACATCCCGCGACCAAGGTGCTCGCCCTGTCCATGTTCCTGCGAAAGACCTTTGTCAGCGAGATGTTCAAGAGCGGCGCCGCCGGCTATCTGCTCAAGGACAACGCCTTCAGCGAGATCGTCGAGGCGATCCGGACCATTCTCGGCGGCGAGAAATACGTCTGCGCCAAGGTGGCCGCCCTGCTGGTGGACGAATACGTCCAGGAAGGCCAGGAGTCGGCCGGCAAGCAACGCCTGACCAAGCGGGAGATGGAGGTCATCCGGATGCTCGCCGACGGCAAGACCAGCAAGGAGATCGCCCTGATCACCGAGACCAGCGTCAAGACGGTGGACGCCTGCCGCCGACGCATCATGCAGAAGCTGACCATCAACAGCGTGGCCGAACTGGTCAAGTACGCCATCCGCGAGGGCCTGACCACGGTCGATCAGTAG
- a CDS encoding response regulator transcription factor, with translation MRIVLVADDRILRDGLRALLGRDSTTEVIGEATCGPEAVERVAEHRPDVVLADVGSWTSANVEMIRQIAEAHRDTRIVILSPFRNQAFVAAAFRAGTHGYVVKRNGFDEVLRAIEAVRAGSTYLCPRVRELILPDYTHAHGAARKPADACLTEREAGVLQLLAEGQTSKEIALMLNVSSKTIDACRRQLMKKLEVNSVAGLVKRALAMGITTLAS, from the coding sequence ATGCGGATTGTGCTGGTCGCCGACGATCGCATTCTGCGCGACGGCTTACGGGCCCTGTTGGGCCGGGATTCGACAACCGAAGTCATCGGAGAAGCCACCTGCGGCCCTGAGGCCGTCGAGCGAGTCGCCGAGCACCGGCCGGACGTCGTCCTCGCCGACGTCGGATCGTGGACGTCGGCAAACGTGGAGATGATCCGTCAGATCGCCGAAGCGCATCGGGATACCCGAATCGTGATCCTCTCACCCTTCCGCAACCAGGCCTTTGTCGCCGCGGCTTTTCGGGCCGGCACCCACGGCTACGTCGTCAAGCGAAACGGCTTCGACGAGGTCCTCCGCGCCATCGAAGCGGTCCGGGCCGGATCGACCTACCTCTGCCCCCGCGTCCGAGAACTCATCCTCCCGGACTACACCCACGCCCACGGAGCCGCCCGAAAGCCGGCCGACGCCTGCCTGACCGAGCGCGAAGCCGGCGTCCTGCAACTGCTGGCCGAAGGACAGACGTCCAAGGAAATCGCCCTGATGCTCAACGTCAGCAGCAAGACCATCGACGCCTGCCGACGGCAGCTCATGAAGAAGCTCGAGGTCAACAGCGTCGCCGGACTCGTCAAGCGCGCCCTCGCCATGGGCATAACCACCCTCGCCTCCTGA
- a CDS encoding [Fe-Fe] hydrogenase large subunit C-terminal domain-containing protein, whose product MTVEQRHNQVVFTNKARCKDCYRCIRVCPVNAIGLRDGQAYVDEQRCLSCGTCIRECPQGAKSFRRDTERAKELIASGRTVAVSLAPSFAAIFTEWQTRRLASALRKLGFGHVSETAVGAYDVAQQTARYAREHRDRACIATACPAVVHYVEQYRPHLVQNLVPIVSPMVAHARKLKQTLGDDAAVVFIGPCVAKKAEAEDKSDGLVDCALTFTELLEWFDEQGIDLAQLEESDFDLQPAGWARSFPLVGGSLETASLRVSALAPDVVSVAGAEEVEDILDSLAEAREPLLVEALFCEQGCINGPAMPAAHPVHERRTRLLRYVLGHTTQESGPECPADLGTTFGVRPLCQESVTDEQIRRVFERTGKQAPEDQLNCGACGYSTCREQAVAVVRKMAEAQMCVPYMRRLAEQRTDRIIETSPNGIVILDERLNILHVNGSFKKLFMCSEAVYGKPISYLVDPEPFEKVAAGKADLTELTVEHPKYHLVCRQIVYALRDERQCVGVFVNLTTSLKNKKTLDSLRASTLQQARDLLAHQVDIAGRIAQFLGDSTAQGEKLLDNLVRLAQDEPGSPNEQRPSWLKDTYTST is encoded by the coding sequence ATGACCGTCGAACAGCGTCACAACCAGGTCGTGTTCACCAACAAGGCGCGGTGCAAGGACTGCTATCGCTGCATCCGCGTCTGTCCGGTCAACGCGATCGGCCTTCGCGACGGCCAGGCGTACGTGGACGAGCAGCGTTGCCTCTCGTGCGGCACGTGCATTCGCGAGTGCCCGCAGGGGGCCAAGAGCTTTCGTCGCGACACGGAGCGGGCCAAGGAGCTGATCGCTTCGGGCCGGACGGTGGCGGTCAGTCTGGCCCCGTCGTTTGCGGCGATCTTCACCGAGTGGCAGACCCGTCGGCTGGCCTCGGCCCTGCGGAAGCTGGGTTTTGGCCACGTCTCCGAGACCGCGGTCGGCGCCTACGACGTCGCTCAGCAGACAGCCCGGTACGCGCGGGAGCACCGCGACCGGGCCTGCATCGCCACCGCGTGTCCGGCGGTCGTGCACTACGTGGAGCAATACCGGCCGCACCTCGTCCAGAACCTCGTGCCGATCGTCTCGCCGATGGTCGCGCATGCCCGAAAGCTCAAGCAGACGCTGGGCGACGACGCAGCCGTGGTGTTCATCGGCCCGTGCGTGGCCAAGAAGGCCGAGGCCGAGGACAAAAGCGACGGGCTGGTCGATTGTGCGTTGACGTTCACCGAACTGCTGGAGTGGTTCGACGAGCAGGGGATCGACCTGGCCCAGTTGGAGGAGAGTGATTTCGACCTCCAGCCGGCGGGGTGGGCGCGGTCGTTCCCTCTGGTCGGCGGCAGTCTGGAGACCGCTTCGCTGCGTGTCTCGGCGCTGGCGCCGGACGTCGTCAGCGTTGCGGGCGCCGAAGAGGTCGAGGACATCCTCGACAGCCTGGCCGAGGCCCGCGAGCCGCTGTTGGTCGAGGCGCTGTTCTGCGAGCAGGGCTGCATCAACGGCCCGGCCATGCCGGCGGCGCACCCGGTCCACGAGCGACGCACGCGATTGCTGCGTTACGTTCTCGGCCACACGACGCAGGAATCCGGCCCGGAGTGCCCGGCGGACCTGGGTACGACCTTCGGGGTCCGCCCGCTGTGTCAGGAGTCGGTGACGGACGAGCAGATTCGCCGGGTCTTCGAGCGCACGGGCAAGCAGGCGCCGGAGGACCAGTTGAACTGCGGGGCCTGCGGGTACAGCACCTGTCGCGAGCAGGCGGTGGCGGTGGTGCGCAAGATGGCCGAGGCACAGATGTGCGTTCCGTACATGCGCAGGCTGGCCGAGCAGCGGACCGACCGAATCATCGAGACCAGCCCGAACGGCATCGTCATCCTCGACGAGCGGCTGAACATCCTGCACGTCAACGGCTCGTTCAAGAAGCTGTTCATGTGCTCCGAGGCGGTCTACGGCAAGCCCATCTCCTATCTGGTAGACCCCGAGCCGTTCGAGAAGGTCGCCGCGGGCAAGGCGGATCTGACCGAACTGACGGTCGAGCACCCCAAGTACCATCTCGTCTGCCGTCAGATCGTCTACGCGCTGCGCGACGAGAGACAATGTGTGGGTGTCTTCGTGAACCTGACGACGAGCCTGAAGAACAAGAAGACCCTGGACTCGCTGCGGGCCAGCACGCTTCAGCAGGCGCGTGACCTGCTGGCGCATCAGGTAGACATCGCCGGTCGGATCGCGCAGTTCCTCGGCGACAGCACGGCCCAGGGCGAGAAGCTGCTCGACAACCTGGTCCGGCTGGCCCAGGACGAGCCGGGTTCGCCGAATGAGCAGAGACCGTCATGGCTCAAAGATACGTACACATCGACGTAG
- a CDS encoding hybrid sensor histidine kinase/response regulator, translating to MAADPVQETYRRVLIVEDDEAQRWTLTEILRAEGLDVAACASAAEALERLGRDDIRVVVLDLRLPDLTGMQLLNRLGDRADSTSIIINTGHSSYQSAKDALNLGAFAYVEKAGDPEELVRHVHRALAFQLRRRAEQLEAAVAESASELKAANRALREEVAERKEAEAAVRESETRFRELAELLPQTVLEIDAQGRITFVNHFAHDSFGAEPSDLIGRRVADLIAPEDRARIERNIAMRLAGRPFGDHEYLAMRTDGTTFPVLLYSSTIVRDGEPMGLRCIAVDIADRRAAEVALQESKAKLESIFESSPHAITVTDLDLRLEDCNPAMLRIFALPSKDRILGTTSFDFIADKDHPLVRSLEAQLQQDGLVKDVELTLVRRDGTEFPGEVSASLMRQASGEPLGIVIITSDITDRKQAETALRESERKLSTLMANLPGMAYRCLADEAWTMQFVSEGCTALTGYDSDDLLENRMIAYNRIIHPDDRRRVHAEIEEALADGGVFEMEYRIVTADGQEKWVWERGRSVNGLHGESGVLEGFVLDISERKKAEQALRFTQFAVDRASDSAFWIGSDGRFVYVNDAACKSLGFSRDELLNMTVHDVDPDFPPSAWPDHWQTLKQRGALVFESHHRDRHGRVFPVELTANFVVFEGREYNCAFARDISERKEAEASLRAYQNKLKSMASELALTEERERRRIAADLHDHACQSLALSKMRLQDLVEHSDPASTQALRSICETLNTTIESVRELTFDLSSPTLYKFGLEAALEELLEDKLRGEHHILYRFRDDKQPKPLPQDMLVLLFQSVRELLFNVIKHSQAHEVALDIRRELNSIKITVADDGTGFDVAEALSSPSRGRSVGLFNLRERLDYIGGTLDIDSAPGRGSRFVLVAPLKSEPHATKENHDDGTDSAG from the coding sequence ATGGCCGCAGACCCCGTCCAAGAGACGTATCGTCGGGTCCTCATCGTAGAGGACGACGAGGCGCAGCGATGGACGCTGACGGAGATCCTCCGGGCCGAAGGACTCGACGTTGCCGCGTGCGCCAGCGCCGCCGAGGCCCTGGAACGGCTCGGGCGCGACGACATTCGGGTGGTCGTGCTCGACTTGCGCCTGCCCGACCTGACCGGCATGCAACTGCTCAATCGCCTGGGAGACCGCGCCGACAGCACGAGCATCATCATCAACACCGGCCACAGCTCCTACCAATCGGCCAAGGACGCGCTGAATCTGGGAGCCTTCGCCTACGTCGAGAAGGCCGGCGACCCGGAAGAGCTGGTGCGTCACGTGCATCGGGCCCTGGCCTTTCAGCTTCGCCGGCGCGCCGAGCAGCTCGAAGCGGCCGTCGCCGAGAGCGCCAGCGAGCTGAAGGCGGCCAACCGGGCCCTGCGGGAGGAGGTGGCCGAGCGCAAGGAAGCGGAGGCCGCGGTGCGCGAGAGCGAGACGCGATTCCGTGAGCTGGCCGAGTTGCTGCCGCAAACCGTCCTCGAGATCGACGCCCAGGGGCGCATCACGTTCGTCAACCATTTCGCCCACGACTCGTTCGGCGCCGAGCCCAGCGACCTGATCGGCCGGCGCGTCGCCGATCTGATTGCCCCCGAGGACCGGGCGCGCATCGAACGAAACATCGCGATGCGGCTGGCCGGCCGGCCGTTCGGCGACCACGAATACCTGGCCATGCGGACCGACGGGACGACCTTTCCGGTGCTGCTGTACAGCTCGACCATCGTCCGCGACGGCGAGCCGATGGGCTTGCGCTGCATCGCCGTGGACATCGCCGACCGCCGCGCGGCCGAGGTGGCCCTCCAGGAGAGCAAGGCCAAGCTGGAGAGCATCTTCGAGTCGTCGCCGCACGCCATCACGGTCACCGATCTGGACCTGCGCCTGGAAGACTGCAACCCGGCGATGCTGCGAATCTTCGCCCTGCCCAGCAAGGACCGAATCCTCGGGACCACCAGCTTCGACTTCATCGCCGACAAAGACCATCCTCTCGTCCGTTCTCTGGAGGCGCAGCTCCAGCAAGACGGCCTGGTCAAGGACGTCGAGCTGACCCTGGTCCGCCGCGACGGTACGGAGTTTCCCGGCGAGGTCTCCGCCAGCCTGATGCGACAGGCCTCCGGCGAGCCCCTGGGGATCGTCATCATCACCTCGGACATCACCGATCGCAAACAGGCGGAGACCGCCCTGCGCGAAAGCGAGCGAAAGCTCTCGACCCTGATGGCCAACCTGCCCGGGATGGCCTATCGGTGTCTGGCCGACGAGGCATGGACCATGCAGTTCGTCAGCGAGGGATGTACGGCACTGACCGGCTACGACAGCGACGACCTGCTCGAGAATCGCATGATTGCCTACAACAGGATCATCCACCCCGACGACCGGCGGCGCGTGCACGCCGAGATTGAAGAAGCGCTGGCTGACGGTGGCGTCTTCGAGATGGAGTACCGGATCGTTACGGCTGACGGGCAGGAGAAATGGGTGTGGGAACGGGGCCGGTCGGTCAACGGGCTCCACGGTGAAAGCGGCGTGCTCGAAGGCTTCGTCCTGGACATCTCGGAACGGAAGAAGGCCGAGCAGGCCCTGCGGTTCACTCAGTTCGCCGTCGACCGGGCTTCCGACAGCGCCTTCTGGATCGGATCGGACGGTCGGTTCGTCTACGTCAACGATGCGGCCTGCAAATCGTTGGGGTTCAGCCGGGACGAACTGCTGAACATGACCGTCCACGACGTCGACCCGGACTTCCCTCCGTCGGCCTGGCCGGACCACTGGCAGACGCTCAAACAGCGCGGCGCGCTCGTGTTCGAATCACACCATCGTGACAGGCACGGCCGTGTGTTCCCCGTTGAGCTTACCGCCAATTTCGTCGTCTTCGAGGGCCGCGAGTACAACTGCGCGTTCGCCCGCGACATCAGCGAGCGCAAAGAGGCCGAGGCGAGCCTGCGGGCCTATCAGAACAAGCTCAAGTCGATGGCCTCCGAACTGGCCCTGACCGAGGAGCGAGAACGGCGCCGCATCGCCGCCGACCTGCACGACCACGCCTGCCAGTCGCTGGCCCTGTCGAAGATGCGGCTCCAGGACCTCGTCGAGCACTCCGACCCCGCCAGCACACAGGCCCTGCGAAGCATCTGCGAGACCCTCAACACCACGATCGAGAGCGTGCGGGAGCTGACGTTCGACTTGAGTTCGCCGACCCTGTACAAGTTCGGGCTCGAAGCGGCCCTCGAGGAACTGCTGGAAGACAAGCTCCGCGGCGAGCACCACATTCTCTATCGTTTCCGCGACGACAAGCAGCCCAAGCCCCTGCCCCAGGACATGCTGGTCCTGCTGTTTCAATCGGTCCGCGAGTTGCTGTTCAACGTGATCAAGCACTCCCAGGCCCACGAAGTGGCGCTTGACATTCGCCGCGAACTGAACTCTATTAAGATCACCGTCGCCGACGACGGGACCGGCTTCGACGTCGCCGAAGCGCTGTCGTCCCCGTCGCGAGGCCGCAGCGTGGGACTGTTCAATCTGCGAGAACGCCTGGACTATATCGGCGGGACGCTCGACATCGACTCGGCGCCCGGTCGCGGCAGCCGGTTCGTGCTGGTCGCGCCGTTGAAAAGCGAACCACACGCTACGAAGGAGAACCATGATGACGGTACGGATTCTGCTGGTTGA
- a CDS encoding response regulator, with protein MGTETDSASRAVGPGQGTEPKPILLVESVFQSAVLMSRIFRELNLLDQLAISMDCEGALARLRQASVARPRLILLDVRMPRMSAGSFLEVIKSDSSLRMIPVVVLGDSDRAEDVARHYELGAAGYMIQDGEYTDVLDKMRALCNYWMLSRSPMTY; from the coding sequence GTGGGCACAGAGACGGACAGCGCATCCCGTGCGGTGGGACCGGGACAGGGGACCGAACCCAAGCCGATCCTGCTCGTGGAGAGTGTCTTTCAATCGGCGGTGCTGATGAGCCGCATCTTCCGCGAGCTGAACCTGCTCGACCAACTGGCGATCTCGATGGACTGCGAAGGTGCACTGGCGCGGCTGCGCCAGGCGAGCGTCGCCAGGCCCCGCCTGATCCTGCTCGACGTCCGGATGCCTCGCATGAGCGCGGGCAGCTTCCTGGAGGTGATCAAGAGCGATTCGTCGCTTCGGATGATTCCCGTCGTGGTCCTGGGCGACTCGGACCGTGCCGAGGACGTGGCCCGGCACTACGAGCTGGGGGCGGCCGGCTACATGATCCAGGACGGCGAGTACACCGACGTGCTCGACAAGATGCGGGCCTTGTGCAACTACTGGATGCTGAGCCGCTCCCCCATGACGTACTGA
- a CDS encoding [FeFe] hydrogenase, group A has product MNNGDFVNVDGRDIRIEGERNLLELIRKAHIELPTFCYHSDLSVYGACRLCIVDIDGMGVVTSCSTQPKAGMVIRTNTAQLRQMRRIYLELLLANHHQGCATCVKSDRCKLQELAVRMGVTEVRFQTKLEAKPLDTSNPSLVRDPNKCILCGDCVRACEEIQGVGAIDFAYRGAATTVAPAFGKTLSEVACVYCGLCASVCPTGAITPRPQIDRVWQALSDERKTVVVQIAPAVRVALGEMFGLEAGVVTTGKMVAALKMLGFDKVFDTSFAADLTVLEETTEFLGRKTRGERLPQFTSCCPAWVKYAEQFCPELLPHLSSCRSPQQMFGSLAKATLPETLGIEREDLFVVSIMPCTAKKFEAQRPEFQAGGHPDVDAVLTTQEFGKMIKQAGIQFNQLTPESLDLPLGFKTGAGVIFGVTGGVSEAVLRFAYEKLTGVKLDSADFAEVRGPQGVRIRQIKLGDVELKLAIVHGLRNARAVAEDVRAGKADYDFVEVMACPGGCIAGAGQPVSFEQDTTQRRTQGLYDADKTLQLHASQENPYLAQCYSSTLDGIGGRRAHELLHTGYSSRKRVMDEGFSVLDPSGAKALEINVCVGTGCYLRGSQRLLQQLVNYVTDQGLERTVDVRATFCFEACDKGPNVKVGEVVMHRCSFEMVRAELDKQLRQVAA; this is encoded by the coding sequence ATGAACAACGGTGATTTCGTCAACGTCGATGGACGCGACATCCGGATCGAGGGCGAGCGCAATCTGCTGGAGCTGATCCGCAAGGCGCATATCGAGCTGCCGACGTTCTGCTACCACTCGGACCTGAGCGTCTACGGGGCCTGCCGGCTCTGCATCGTGGACATCGACGGGATGGGGGTCGTCACATCGTGCAGCACGCAGCCCAAAGCGGGCATGGTGATCCGCACCAATACCGCGCAACTGCGGCAGATGCGCCGGATCTACCTCGAACTGCTGCTGGCCAACCACCATCAGGGTTGTGCGACGTGCGTCAAGAGCGATCGCTGCAAACTGCAGGAACTGGCCGTGCGGATGGGGGTGACGGAGGTCCGTTTCCAGACGAAGCTGGAGGCCAAGCCGCTGGACACGTCGAACCCGTCGCTGGTGCGCGATCCGAACAAGTGCATTCTCTGCGGCGACTGTGTGCGGGCGTGCGAGGAGATTCAGGGCGTCGGCGCGATCGACTTCGCGTATCGCGGCGCGGCCACGACGGTGGCGCCGGCGTTCGGCAAGACGCTCAGCGAGGTGGCGTGCGTCTACTGCGGTCTGTGTGCGAGCGTGTGCCCGACGGGCGCGATCACGCCTCGGCCTCAGATCGACCGCGTCTGGCAGGCGCTGAGCGACGAGCGAAAGACGGTAGTCGTTCAGATCGCCCCGGCGGTTCGCGTGGCCCTCGGCGAGATGTTCGGTCTCGAAGCCGGCGTGGTCACCACGGGCAAGATGGTGGCGGCCCTGAAGATGCTCGGGTTCGACAAGGTCTTCGACACGAGCTTTGCGGCCGACCTGACGGTGCTCGAAGAGACGACGGAGTTTCTGGGGCGCAAGACGCGCGGCGAACGGCTGCCCCAGTTTACCTCGTGCTGCCCGGCCTGGGTCAAATATGCCGAGCAGTTCTGTCCGGAACTGCTGCCGCACCTGTCGAGCTGCCGCTCTCCGCAGCAGATGTTCGGCTCGCTGGCCAAGGCGACGCTGCCCGAGACGCTCGGGATCGAACGCGAGGACCTCTTCGTGGTCTCGATCATGCCCTGCACCGCCAAGAAGTTCGAGGCGCAGCGTCCGGAATTTCAGGCGGGCGGCCACCCGGACGTCGACGCCGTGCTGACGACGCAGGAATTCGGCAAGATGATCAAGCAGGCGGGCATCCAGTTCAACCAACTGACGCCCGAATCGCTCGATCTGCCGCTGGGGTTCAAGACCGGCGCCGGGGTGATCTTCGGCGTCACCGGCGGCGTCAGCGAGGCCGTGCTGCGATTCGCCTATGAGAAACTGACGGGGGTGAAGCTCGATTCCGCCGATTTCGCCGAGGTTCGCGGGCCGCAGGGCGTCCGCATCCGACAGATCAAGCTGGGCGACGTCGAGCTCAAGCTGGCCATCGTGCACGGGCTCAGGAACGCCCGCGCCGTCGCCGAGGACGTTCGCGCGGGCAAGGCCGACTATGACTTCGTTGAGGTCATGGCCTGCCCGGGCGGCTGCATCGCCGGGGCCGGCCAGCCCGTGAGTTTCGAGCAGGACACCACGCAGCGGCGCACGCAGGGCCTCTACGACGCCGACAAGACGCTGCAACTGCACGCCTCGCAGGAGAACCCGTACCTGGCCCAGTGCTATAGCAGCACGCTGGACGGGATCGGCGGGCGCCGCGCTCACGAGCTGCTGCACACCGGTTACAGCAGCCGCAAGCGCGTCATGGACGAGGGGTTCTCCGTGCTCGATCCATCCGGGGCCAAGGCGCTGGAGATCAACGTCTGCGTGGGCACCGGCTGCTATCTGCGCGGCTCGCAGCGACTGTTGCAGCAGTTGGTCAACTACGTCACGGACCAGGGCCTCGAACGCACGGTGGACGTCCGCGCGACGTTCTGCTTCGAGGCCTGCGACAAGGGCCCGAACGTCAAGGTCGGCGAGGTCGTGATGCACCGGTGCTCGTTCGAGATGGTGCGTGCCGAACTGGACAAGCAGCTCCGTCAGGTGGCGGCGTAA